A single window of Salvia splendens isolate huo1 chromosome 6, SspV2, whole genome shotgun sequence DNA harbors:
- the LOC121809590 gene encoding uncharacterized protein At1g76660-like, with the protein MASVQNRFLQPQQSPSPRRKRWAGCLVGLSCFRTQKGGKRIVPASRIPDANSISNQPNGPQGGGMANQATGVALSLLAPPSSPASFSNSGLPSTAQSPNCFLSANSPRAPSSNMFVTGPYAHDTRLVSPPVFSTFTTEPSTAPLTPPPEQAHLTTPSSPDVPYAHFLSSSAKFKTTDKNGYPTANDLQSTYLLYPGSPASTLRSPVSRASGDCLSSSFNEREFPSRWEPSIPSEGSPYAKSDSGLFVGAQAPGASKSRQDSNFFCPETFAQFYLDHSSFSNSGGRLSISKESDAYPNGGNGYQNRQNKICKPDAEELEAYRASFGFSADEIITTTNYVEISDVSEDSFSITPFASNQPIEEERITTPPRKEVFETKKREEHFPCPQLSKVRLNRSSSVHTGGSYNHVEDELPQRRLGDTARSFHSNHTSSHGNSTFSKMGASRIRRKYQFGASNSDAEIEYRRVSSMREGRYRRVS; encoded by the exons CGGAAAAGATGGGCAGGTTGTTTGGTTGGACTGTCTTGTTTCCGCACACAAAAAGGTGGAAAGCGTATTGTTCCTGCATCACGCATCCCTGATGCCAATTCTATATCAAATCAGCCGAATGGGCCTCAAGGTGGTGGAATGGCCAATCAGGCTACTGGTGTTGCTTTGTCTCTTTTAGCTCCACCATCCTCACCGGCTTCATTCTCGAATTCTGGACTCCCGTCAACAGCTCAGTCGCCCAACTGCTTCTTGTCTGCTAATTCACCCAGAGCTCCTTCATCTAATATGTTCGTCACTGGTCCATATGCTCACGACACTCGACTGGTATCTCCTCCTGTATTCTCGACTTTCACAACTGAACCATCAACAGCTCCTTTAACTCCTCCACCAGAGCAGGCGCATTTGACAACTCCATCTTCACCAGATGTGCCTTACGCGCATTTCCTTTCATCATCTGCGAAATTCAAAACCACTGATAAGAACGGCTACCCTACTGCAAATGATCTTCAATCAACATATTTACTCTATCCAGGAAGTCCTGCAAGTACGCTGAGATCCCCTGTTTCAAGAGCCTCTGGTGATTGCTTATCATCATCCTTTAATGAAAGGGAATTCCCTTCTCGGTGGGAACCCTCTATTCCTTCAGAAGGGTCTCCGTATGCAAAGTCTGACTCAGGCTTGTTTGTTGGTGCCCAGGCACCTGGAGCCTCCAAGTCACGTCAAGATTCCAATTTCTTCTGCCCCGAGACGTTTGCACAGTTCTACCTTGACCATTCATCCTTTTCTAATTCTGGTGGTAGGCTAAGTATTTCCAAGGAATCTGATGCTTATCCAAATGGTGGAAATGGATACCAGAACCGTCAGAACAAAATTTGCAAACCAGATGCTGAGGAACTCGAAGCTTATAGAGCATCTTTTGGGTTTAGTGCAGATGAAATCATCACCACAACTAATTATGTTGAGATCTCTGATGTGTCAGAAGACTCCTTTAGCATAACACCTTTTGCTTCCAATCAGCCTATTGAGGAGGAACGTATAACAACTCCTCCCAGGAAAGAGGTATTCGAAACCAAAAAGAGGGAAGAACATTTTCCTTGCCCACAGCTCAGTAAAGTACGACTGAATCGTTCTAGCAGCGTGCATACTGGAGGCTCGTATAATCATGTTGAAG ATGAATTACCACAGAGGCGACTAGGAGATACTGCACGAAGCTTCCACAGTAACCACACATCAAGCCACGGAAACAGCACATTCTCTAAGATGGGTGCTTCCAGAATCAGGCGCAAGTATCAGTTTGGCGCATCAAATTCTGATGCAGAGATTGAATACAGGAGAGTGTCGAGCATGAGAGAAGGGCGCTACCGGAGAGTGAGCTAA